From bacterium, one genomic window encodes:
- a CDS encoding IS630 family transposase, giving the protein PYSPELNPVERLWDWIRRYYLSNRIYQGYDEIVDVSCQAWLEVTNDNERLNSMCWFSWIKSAEIN; this is encoded by the coding sequence CCCTATTCACCTGAATTAAATCCAGTGGAACGGCTTTGGGATTGGATACGGAGATATTATCTTAGTAACCGAATTTATCAGGGTTATGATGAAATAGTGGATGTTTCTTGCCAGGCTTGGCTGGAAGTAACTAACGACAATGAACGCTTAAATTCTATGTGTTGGTTCTCTTGGATTAAATCGGCAGAAATTAATTAG